The following proteins are co-located in the Phycisphaerae bacterium genome:
- a CDS encoding RluA family pseudouridine synthase produces MPGKKQSPYRHLPKGLEILYEDKDIIVVNKPAGLLTVKTLTDKTRTVQYILTDYVRKGNCKSRNQIFTVHRLDQWTSGVLVFAKSEEIKSRLQDQWQDVCKIYIAVVHGTPSPKEGIITSYLAENKAFVVYSTTDSGKGKLAKTAYKVLKETKQFSMLQINLLTGRKNQIRVHLADKGHPVVGDRKYGKEDGYRRLALHSKSISFKHPADGREMTFEAKLPDYFKELFR; encoded by the coding sequence ATGCCCGGTAAAAAACAGTCGCCTTACAGACATCTCCCCAAAGGACTCGAAATTCTCTACGAAGATAAAGATATTATCGTAGTCAATAAACCGGCCGGGCTGTTGACCGTCAAAACGCTAACCGACAAAACAAGAACCGTTCAATACATCCTTACCGACTACGTTCGCAAAGGAAATTGCAAATCGCGAAACCAGATTTTCACCGTTCACCGGCTGGACCAGTGGACATCAGGCGTTCTTGTTTTCGCAAAAAGCGAAGAAATAAAATCACGTTTGCAGGACCAGTGGCAAGACGTCTGCAAGATATACATTGCCGTCGTTCACGGAACGCCTTCGCCTAAAGAGGGAATTATTACTTCGTACCTGGCCGAGAACAAGGCCTTTGTTGTTTATTCCACGACAGATTCCGGAAAAGGCAAATTAGCGAAGACCGCTTATAAAGTTCTGAAAGAAACCAAGCAGTTCAGTATGCTCCAAATTAATCTTCTGACCGGCCGCAAAAATCAAATTCGCGTTCATCTTGCGGATAAAGGCCATCCGGTTGTGGGCGACAGAAAATACGGAAAAGAAGATGGGTACAGACGTTTGGCACTTCATTCCAAATCCATTTCCTTCAAGCATCCCGCCGACGGCCGAGAGATGACATTCGAGGCCAAACTGCCTGATTACTTCAAAGAACTGTTTAGATAA